A single window of Periophthalmus magnuspinnatus isolate fPerMag1 chromosome 9, fPerMag1.2.pri, whole genome shotgun sequence DNA harbors:
- the LOC117376860 gene encoding major histocompatibility complex class I-related gene protein-like isoform X2, translated as MKTFVALILLGILIKDSTSMIHSLRYFDTSSSQVPNFPEYVVVGVVNGLEIMRCDSETRRYEPKQEWMNRVTGDDPKFWDWTTQLCVNNLQVNKGSIENIKQRFNQTEGAHIWQRMFGCDWDDETDDITGYYQYAFDGQDFISLDLSTESWVAAKSEAFATKLRWERIGQTQRHKHYVHKVCTVWLKNYVRYGEKTLKRTELPLVSLLQKSSSSPVTCHATGFYPDRAMLFWTKDGDELLEDVDPGEILPNEDGTFQTSVSLDLSSVPPEDWDRYHCVFQLSGVKEDYVTRLDRSKIRTNAKNPPTSIIAAVVVVGVVIVAAAVALFVIRRKRAQNNPRQDAQLRQNLNPVTPATNSGETSDPETQTLRPGAPEAESTE; from the exons ATGAAGACTTTTGTGGCACTAATTCTGTTGGGAATCCTAATAAAAGACAGCACATCGA TGATCCACAGTCTCAGATATTTTGACACTTCTTCGTCTCAAGTCCCAAACTTCCCAGAGTATGTTGTCGTTGGTGTGGTGAATGGTCTGGAGATAATGCGCTGTGACAGTGAGACCAGGAGGTACGAACCCAAACAGGAGTGGATGAACAGAGTGACAGGGGACGACCCAAAGTTCTGGGACTGGACCACTCAGCTCTGTGTGAATAATCTGCAAGTGAACAAAGGCAGCATAGAGAATATAAAACAACGCTTTAACCAGACTGAAG GTGCTCACATTTGGCAGCGGATGTTCGGCTGTGACTGGGACGATGAGACTGATGACATCACTGGGTATTACCAGTACGCCTTTGATGGACAGGACTTCATTTCTCTGGACCTGAGCACAGAGTCCTGGGTCGCTGCTAAATCTGAGGCCTTTGCCACTAAACTGAGATGGGAGAGAATTGGACAAACTCAGCGTCACAAACACTATGTCCACAAAGTCTGCACTGTGTGGCTGAAGAATTATGTGCGCTATGGAGAGAAAACTctgaagaggacag AGCTCCCCCTGGTGTCTCTGCTGCAGAAGTCCTCCTCTTCCCCGGTCACGTGTCACGCCACAGGCTTCTACCCCGACAGAGCCATGCTGTTCTGGACCAAAGATGGAGACGAGCTGCTGGAGGACGTGGACCCTGGAGAGATCCTGCCCAACGAAGACGGGACCTTCCAGACCAGTGTGTCCCTggacctgtcctctgtcccccctGAGGACTGGGACAGGTACCACTGTGTGTTCCAGCTGTCTGGGGTCAAAGAGGACTATGTGACCAGACTGGACCGGAGCAAGATCAGGACCAACG ccaAAAATCCCCCGACCTCCATCATCGCTGCTGTGGTCGTTGTGGGAGTCGTCATCGTCGCTGCTGCTGTGgctctgtttgtgatcagaCGAAAGAGAG CCCAAAACAATCCTCGACAAGATGCTCAGTTGAGACAAAATCTAAATCCTGTTACCCCAGCGACAAACT ctgGGGAAACATCAG atccagagacacagacactgaggccTGGAGCTCCTGAGGCTGAGTCCACTGAGTAA
- the LOC117376860 gene encoding major histocompatibility complex class I-related gene protein-like isoform X1 — translation MKTFVALILLGILIKDSTSMIHSLRYFDTSSSQVPNFPEYVVVGVVNGLEIMRCDSETRRYEPKQEWMNRVTGDDPKFWDWTTQLCVNNLQVNKGSIENIKQRFNQTEGAHIWQRMFGCDWDDETDDITGYYQYAFDGQDFISLDLSTESWVAAKSEAFATKLRWERIGQTQRHKHYVHKVCTVWLKNYVRYGEKTLKRTELPLVSLLQKSSSSPVTCHATGFYPDRAMLFWTKDGDELLEDVDPGEILPNEDGTFQTSVSLDLSSVPPEDWDRYHCVFQLSGVKEDYVTRLDRSKIRTNAKNPPTSIIAAVVVVGVVIVAAAVALFVIRRKRAQNNPRQDAQLRQNLNPVTPATNSGETSGKCTFHLCQCFIMFLMCSYFDLLQIQRHRH, via the exons ATGAAGACTTTTGTGGCACTAATTCTGTTGGGAATCCTAATAAAAGACAGCACATCGA TGATCCACAGTCTCAGATATTTTGACACTTCTTCGTCTCAAGTCCCAAACTTCCCAGAGTATGTTGTCGTTGGTGTGGTGAATGGTCTGGAGATAATGCGCTGTGACAGTGAGACCAGGAGGTACGAACCCAAACAGGAGTGGATGAACAGAGTGACAGGGGACGACCCAAAGTTCTGGGACTGGACCACTCAGCTCTGTGTGAATAATCTGCAAGTGAACAAAGGCAGCATAGAGAATATAAAACAACGCTTTAACCAGACTGAAG GTGCTCACATTTGGCAGCGGATGTTCGGCTGTGACTGGGACGATGAGACTGATGACATCACTGGGTATTACCAGTACGCCTTTGATGGACAGGACTTCATTTCTCTGGACCTGAGCACAGAGTCCTGGGTCGCTGCTAAATCTGAGGCCTTTGCCACTAAACTGAGATGGGAGAGAATTGGACAAACTCAGCGTCACAAACACTATGTCCACAAAGTCTGCACTGTGTGGCTGAAGAATTATGTGCGCTATGGAGAGAAAACTctgaagaggacag AGCTCCCCCTGGTGTCTCTGCTGCAGAAGTCCTCCTCTTCCCCGGTCACGTGTCACGCCACAGGCTTCTACCCCGACAGAGCCATGCTGTTCTGGACCAAAGATGGAGACGAGCTGCTGGAGGACGTGGACCCTGGAGAGATCCTGCCCAACGAAGACGGGACCTTCCAGACCAGTGTGTCCCTggacctgtcctctgtcccccctGAGGACTGGGACAGGTACCACTGTGTGTTCCAGCTGTCTGGGGTCAAAGAGGACTATGTGACCAGACTGGACCGGAGCAAGATCAGGACCAACG ccaAAAATCCCCCGACCTCCATCATCGCTGCTGTGGTCGTTGTGGGAGTCGTCATCGTCGCTGCTGCTGTGgctctgtttgtgatcagaCGAAAGAGAG CCCAAAACAATCCTCGACAAGATGCTCAGTTGAGACAAAATCTAAATCCTGTTACCCCAGCGACAAACT ctgGGGAAACATCAGGTAAGTGCACATTTCATCTGTGTCAGTGTTTCATCATGTTCTTAatgtgttcatattttgatcttctccagatccagagacacagacactga
- the LOC117376860 gene encoding major histocompatibility complex class I-related gene protein-like isoform X3, with amino-acid sequence MKTFVALILLGILIKDSTSMIHSLRYFDTSSSQVPNFPEYVVVGVVNGLEIMRCDSETRRYEPKQEWMNRVTGDDPKFWDWTTQLCVNNLQVNKGSIENIKQRFNQTEGAHIWQRMFGCDWDDETDDITGYYQYAFDGQDFISLDLSTESWVAAKSEAFATKLRWERIGQTQRHKHYVHKVCTVWLKNYVRYGEKTLKRTELPLVSLLQKSSSSPVTCHATGFYPDRAMLFWTKDGDELLEDVDPGEILPNEDGTFQTSVSLDLSSVPPEDWDRYHCVFQLSGVKEDYVTRLDRSKIRTNAKNPPTSIIAAVVVVGVVIVAAAVALFVIRRKRAQNNPRQDAQLRQNLNPVTPATNYPETQTLRPGAPEAESTE; translated from the exons ATGAAGACTTTTGTGGCACTAATTCTGTTGGGAATCCTAATAAAAGACAGCACATCGA TGATCCACAGTCTCAGATATTTTGACACTTCTTCGTCTCAAGTCCCAAACTTCCCAGAGTATGTTGTCGTTGGTGTGGTGAATGGTCTGGAGATAATGCGCTGTGACAGTGAGACCAGGAGGTACGAACCCAAACAGGAGTGGATGAACAGAGTGACAGGGGACGACCCAAAGTTCTGGGACTGGACCACTCAGCTCTGTGTGAATAATCTGCAAGTGAACAAAGGCAGCATAGAGAATATAAAACAACGCTTTAACCAGACTGAAG GTGCTCACATTTGGCAGCGGATGTTCGGCTGTGACTGGGACGATGAGACTGATGACATCACTGGGTATTACCAGTACGCCTTTGATGGACAGGACTTCATTTCTCTGGACCTGAGCACAGAGTCCTGGGTCGCTGCTAAATCTGAGGCCTTTGCCACTAAACTGAGATGGGAGAGAATTGGACAAACTCAGCGTCACAAACACTATGTCCACAAAGTCTGCACTGTGTGGCTGAAGAATTATGTGCGCTATGGAGAGAAAACTctgaagaggacag AGCTCCCCCTGGTGTCTCTGCTGCAGAAGTCCTCCTCTTCCCCGGTCACGTGTCACGCCACAGGCTTCTACCCCGACAGAGCCATGCTGTTCTGGACCAAAGATGGAGACGAGCTGCTGGAGGACGTGGACCCTGGAGAGATCCTGCCCAACGAAGACGGGACCTTCCAGACCAGTGTGTCCCTggacctgtcctctgtcccccctGAGGACTGGGACAGGTACCACTGTGTGTTCCAGCTGTCTGGGGTCAAAGAGGACTATGTGACCAGACTGGACCGGAGCAAGATCAGGACCAACG ccaAAAATCCCCCGACCTCCATCATCGCTGCTGTGGTCGTTGTGGGAGTCGTCATCGTCGCTGCTGCTGTGgctctgtttgtgatcagaCGAAAGAGAG CCCAAAACAATCCTCGACAAGATGCTCAGTTGAGACAAAATCTAAATCCTGTTACCCCAGCGACAAACT atccagagacacagacactgaggccTGGAGCTCCTGAGGCTGAGTCCACTGAGTAA
- the LOC117376860 gene encoding class I histocompatibility antigen, F10 alpha chain-like isoform X4, with protein MIHSLRYFDTSSSQVPNFPEYVVVGVVNGLEIMRCDSETRRYEPKQEWMNRVTGDDPKFWDWTTQLCVNNLQVNKGSIENIKQRFNQTEGAHIWQRMFGCDWDDETDDITGYYQYAFDGQDFISLDLSTESWVAAKSEAFATKLRWERIGQTQRHKHYVHKVCTVWLKNYVRYGEKTLKRTELPLVSLLQKSSSSPVTCHATGFYPDRAMLFWTKDGDELLEDVDPGEILPNEDGTFQTSVSLDLSSVPPEDWDRYHCVFQLSGVKEDYVTRLDRSKIRTNAKNPPTSIIAAVVVVGVVIVAAAVALFVIRRKRAQNNPRQDAQLRQNLNPVTPATNSGETSGKCTFHLCQCFIMFLMCSYFDLLQIQRHRH; from the exons A TGATCCACAGTCTCAGATATTTTGACACTTCTTCGTCTCAAGTCCCAAACTTCCCAGAGTATGTTGTCGTTGGTGTGGTGAATGGTCTGGAGATAATGCGCTGTGACAGTGAGACCAGGAGGTACGAACCCAAACAGGAGTGGATGAACAGAGTGACAGGGGACGACCCAAAGTTCTGGGACTGGACCACTCAGCTCTGTGTGAATAATCTGCAAGTGAACAAAGGCAGCATAGAGAATATAAAACAACGCTTTAACCAGACTGAAG GTGCTCACATTTGGCAGCGGATGTTCGGCTGTGACTGGGACGATGAGACTGATGACATCACTGGGTATTACCAGTACGCCTTTGATGGACAGGACTTCATTTCTCTGGACCTGAGCACAGAGTCCTGGGTCGCTGCTAAATCTGAGGCCTTTGCCACTAAACTGAGATGGGAGAGAATTGGACAAACTCAGCGTCACAAACACTATGTCCACAAAGTCTGCACTGTGTGGCTGAAGAATTATGTGCGCTATGGAGAGAAAACTctgaagaggacag AGCTCCCCCTGGTGTCTCTGCTGCAGAAGTCCTCCTCTTCCCCGGTCACGTGTCACGCCACAGGCTTCTACCCCGACAGAGCCATGCTGTTCTGGACCAAAGATGGAGACGAGCTGCTGGAGGACGTGGACCCTGGAGAGATCCTGCCCAACGAAGACGGGACCTTCCAGACCAGTGTGTCCCTggacctgtcctctgtcccccctGAGGACTGGGACAGGTACCACTGTGTGTTCCAGCTGTCTGGGGTCAAAGAGGACTATGTGACCAGACTGGACCGGAGCAAGATCAGGACCAACG ccaAAAATCCCCCGACCTCCATCATCGCTGCTGTGGTCGTTGTGGGAGTCGTCATCGTCGCTGCTGCTGTGgctctgtttgtgatcagaCGAAAGAGAG CCCAAAACAATCCTCGACAAGATGCTCAGTTGAGACAAAATCTAAATCCTGTTACCCCAGCGACAAACT ctgGGGAAACATCAGGTAAGTGCACATTTCATCTGTGTCAGTGTTTCATCATGTTCTTAatgtgttcatattttgatcttctccagatccagagacacagacactga
- the LOC117375728 gene encoding major histocompatibility complex class I-related gene protein-like, which yields MKTFVALILLGILIKDSTSMIHTLRIFAMTSSQVPNFPEYIAVTVVNGLEVIHCDSETRRTEPKQEWMNRVTEDDPKFWVWTTELCVNNLQRRKHMIENLKQRLNQTEGVHIWQRMSGCDWDDETDDITGYVQYAFDGQDFISLDLSTESWVAAKSEAFATKLRWERDGETQRQKHLISNICALSLKNFVRYGEKTLKRTELPLVSLLQKSSSSPVTCHATGFYPDRARLFWTKDGDELLEDVGPGEILSNEDGTFQTSVSLDLSSVPPEDWDRHHCVFQLSGDKNKYVTRLDRSKIRTNAKNALTSITAAVVVVGVVIVAAAVALFVIRRKRASNNRQQDAQMRPNLNPVTQVTNCELCPG from the exons ATGAAGACTTTTGTGGCACTAATTCTGTTGGGAATCCTAATAAAAGACAGCACATCGA TGATCCACACTCTGAGAATATTTGCTATGACTTCGTCTCAAGTCCCAAACTTCCCAGAGTATATTGCAGTCACTGTGGTGAATGGTCTGGAGGTGATACACTGTGACAGTGAGACCAGGAGGACCGAGCCCAAACAAGAGTGGATGAACAGAGTGACAGAGGATGACCCAAAGTTCTGGGTCTGGACCACTGAGCTCTGTGTGAATAATCTGCAGAGGAGGAAACACATGATAGAGAATCTAAAACAACGCCTCAACCAGACTGAAG GGGTTCACATTTGGCAGCGGATGTCTGGATGTGACTGGGACGATGAGACTGACGACATCACTGGGTACGTTCAGTACGCCTTTGATGGACAGGACTTTATTTCTCTGGACCTGAGCACAGAGTCCTGGGTCGCTGCTAAATCTGAGGCCTTTGCCACTAAACTgagatgggagagagatggagaaactCAGCGTCAGAAACACTTAATCAGCAACATCTGTGCTTTGAGCCTGAAGAACTTTGTGCGCTATGGAGAGAAAACTctgaagaggacag AGCTCCCCCTGGTGTCTCTGCTGCAGAAGTCCTCCTCTTCCCCGGTCACGTGTCACGCCACAGGCTTTTACCCTGACAGAGCCAGGCTGTTCTGGACCAAAGATGGAGACGAGCTGCTGGAGGACGTGGGCCCTGGAGAGATCCTGTCCAACGAAGACGGGACCTTCCAGACCAGTGTGTCCCTggacctgtcctctgtcccccctGAGGACTGGGACAGGCACCACTGTGTGTTCCAGCTGtctggggacaaaaataagtATGTGACCAGACTGGACCGGAGCAAGATCAGGACCAACG ccaAAAATGCCCTGACCTCCATCACTGCTGCTGTGGTCGTTGTGGGAGTCGTCATCGTCGCTGCTGCTGTGgctctgtttgtgatcagaCGAAAGAGAG CCTCAAACAATCGTCAACAAGATGCTCAGATGAGACCAAATCTAAATCCTGTTACCCAGGTGACAAACT